A window of Bradyrhizobium diazoefficiens genomic DNA:
AAGGCGATGGCCCCAGAGGTCCGACCAAAGACCTCGGCTGCCGCCGCCGGATGGCGCGCCTCCAATCCGGAGGGCTGCGCCGGCCTCGGGGGCAACACGGCAAACTGCTTTTGACGGTGCTGTGAGATTGGCCGGGCGATCAATCCCCAGTCCACGACACGGTTGCAAACAGCTATGGCATCAGCGATTTGCCGCGTTCCGCCCGCACTTTCGTCAAGGCCATGTCCTGAATCCAGGCGGCGCTGAATCGCTACCTCGTCGCGAATTGGCGCGGGGTCTCGGTGCCGATCGGGCACGACAATCCACTGACATCATTGATCTGAGACCATCGGACAGCATCAATTTATTCTTGTCGTAGCCGCGATCAGCTCCTTACCTTCCGGGGTCCTGATCGTCAGTTGCACCTGTTCGCCGCTGCCGCCGCCGGGAATCGTCGCGAATATGCGATTGCCATTTTTCGGGTCGGCTTTCACGACATCGTCAAACAGCGTCGCGTCGCCGTGTTTCAAGGTTACGTGCAACGCGGTGGCCGGTTCGATACTGAAGAACTGAAGTGTCACGCCAGAGGCCTCGGCCGAGAGATTGACCAAAATATTCTCATTCGCATGCGTCACGTTGCTCATGCCGACAGTCGGACTGTAGGTTTCCGGAATCGAGATCTCTCCCAGTGCGGGAAAGTCAGCGCTATGGAAGAATTGGTCCGACACGCCCGCCCACAGTTCGATGTACGGCTGCCGTTCGTTCGGCTCCCTGCGGGCATCGGTTTCGTCAGTCAACGAGGGGAATCCCCAGGTCCACATTTTCAAGCCCGGCGTGAGGGTATTGTCCGCGATGCGAATGATTCCTTCTTCGTTGTCATGATTGATCACGCCCCAGAAATTCCCGCCCTGCATGTCGGGTGCTGCGTAGGCGATGCCCATTGTCGGCCAGTTCTTGAAGTAGCGAAGGTTTTCGAAGCGCCTCTTTCCCGTGCCCGCGCTCTCGTCGCCGTCTGCCAGATTGGTGGACCAGGCGGGCGTGCTGTAAGCGCGGATCGGCGCGATGATTTCGGCGCCGGC
This region includes:
- a CDS encoding DUF5107 domain-containing protein, translated to MAIVIPSHILVRFGIAVLSALCAFHVAHAATPVPDGVSLSESTIKWSTVKYATDAENGFLSGSLDKNTIVDRTFRTHVLENRYLKVTLVPEFGGRILSIIYKPTGHEELYRTEVGVPFGINSGNFYYDWLMVYGGIFPTFPDAEHGKTWLKPWTFEVVQQSADQVTVAMSLKDNFEYSARPGKFRDSTGIEATYYVTLKADRAALDARVVLKNPHDQAIQYEYWTCTTLAPGSEPSNPKATAGAEIIAPIRAYSTPAWSTNLADGDESAGTGKRRFENLRYFKNWPTMGIAYAAPDMQGGNFWGVINHDNEEGIIRIADNTLTPGLKMWTWGFPSLTDETDARREPNERQPYIELWAGVSDQFFHSADFPALGEISIPETYSPTVGMSNVTHANENILVNLSAEASGVTLQFFSIEPATALHVTLKHGDATLFDDVVKADPKNGNRIFATIPGGGSGEQVQLTIRTPEGKELIAATTRIN